The following proteins come from a genomic window of Lolium rigidum isolate FL_2022 chromosome 5, APGP_CSIRO_Lrig_0.1, whole genome shotgun sequence:
- the LOC124654518 gene encoding copper transporter 5.1-like, with amino-acid sequence MMHMTFYWGTSATILFDGWKTSAWAGYLLSLLALFLAAAFYQYLEAFRIRLKLLASAKADPLPPPAGSDARAPLLGPGSALAGCRWPAKVATAALFGVNAGIGYLLMLAVMSFNGGVFIAVIVGLAAGYLAFRSSDGEDLVVVDNPCACA; translated from the coding sequence ATGATGCACATGACCTTCTACTGGGGCACGTCGGCGACGATCCTCTTCGACGGCTGGAAAACGTCGGCGTGGGCCGGCTACCTCCTCTCGCTCCTGGcgctcttcctcgccgccgccttctACCAGTACCTGGAGGCCTTCCGGATCCGCCTCAAGCTCCTCGCCAGCGCCAAGGCGGACCCCCTCCCGCCGCCCGCCGGCTCCGACGCGCGGGCCCCGCTGCTCGGCCCCGGCTCCGCCCTCGCCGGCTgccgctggccggccaaggtggccaCGGCGGCGCTCTTCGGGGTCAACGCCGGGATTGGCTACCTCCTCATGCTCGCCGTCATGTCCTTCAACGGCGGGGTGTTCATCGCCGTCATCGTCGGGCTCGCCGCCGGCTACCTCGCCTTCCGCAGCAGCGACGGCGAggacctcgtcgtcgtcgacaaccCCTGCGCCTGCGCCTAG